The Nocardioides sp. cx-173 genome segment GGGCTCACCGTAGTGGGCTCGCTCGTGCGGATGGCCTGGGCGGCGAGGACGGCCAGCGCGCCGCCGACGACGGGCACCAGGTAGGCCGCGGCGGCGCCACGGCTGTCGATGAGCACCCCCGCGAGGGCGGCTCCGGGAGCGACGCCGGCCACCAGGCCGGTCTGCAGCAGGGCCATGCCCTCGGTGATCCGCGCCGCCGGCACCACCTGCTCGCACAGCGACATCGTGGAGATGAGCGTGGGCGCGACGGCGAACCCCGCGACGAACAGCACCGCCCCCATGACGACCAGCGAGTCGATGAAGGTGAGGGGGGCCATCACCAGGGCCATCGCGAGGGTGCCCCACCGCAGCCGGTACGCCGGTCCGCGCCGCCAGGCGACGGCGCCGCTGAGGACGCCCGCGATCAGGCTGCCCGCGGCCCAGAGGGCGAGCAGCGCGCCGGCGTACGCCTTGGCGTCCTGCTCCTCGGCGAAGGCGACCGTGGCGACCTCGGCGGCGCCGAAGAGCACCCCGAGCATCGTGGAGACCACGCCCAGCGGCGCCAGCACCCGCCACGGCATCCGGGGCCGCTCGGATCGATCCGCGGTGGGCAGGTGCGGCGGCGGCTCCGTGCTGCGCTGAGCCGCGAACGCGTAGGTGCCCAGGACCCCGACCACGAGCGCCGTCGTGAGCCCGGCGACGGGGTGGATCGCGGTGGCCAGCACGGTGACCAGGATCGGCCCGACGATGAACACCGCCTCGTCGGCGACGGCCTCCAGCGCGAAGGCGGTCTGCAGCTCCTGGGGGTCGCGGGCGACGTAGGACCACCGGGCCCGCACGCAGCTGCCGACCGACGGCAGCGACGCTCCGGCGAGGACCGCCAAGGCGTAGGTCAGCACCGTCGGCCAGTCCGACTCCACCGACCACATCAGCAGCGCCAGCGCCACGCCCCAGACGCTGACGACCACGGGCAGCACGCGCGACTGCCCCAGGCGGTCCACCAGCTTGCCCTGGAGGACCGCGAAGAGCGCGTTGGCCAGCAGGTGCGCGGCCGAGACCGCCCCGGCGACCCCGTACGAGCCCGACGCGTCCTCGACGAGCAGGACGATGCCGAGCCCGACCATCGAGATCGGCAGCCGCGCGACCAGTCCGGTGGCGCTGAACAGGGCGCTCCCCGGCTTGGTGAGGATCTGGCGGTAGGTGTTGAGCATGGCCCGTGAACGATAGATCCATACGATGGGGGAGTGCCCAATCCAGATGCCTCCCCGTACGACGCCCTGCTCCTCGTCTCGTTCGGCGGCCCCGAGGCGCCGGACGAGGTCGTGCCGTTCCTGGAGAACGTGACCCGGGGACGCGGGATCCCGCGCCAGCGGCTGGAGGCCGTGGGGGAGCACTACTTCCTGCTGGGCGGCCGCTCGCCGATCAACGACCTCAACCGTGACTTGATGGCCGCCATCGAGGCCGACCTCCGGGCTGCCGGCATCGACCTGCCGGTCTACTGGGGCAACCGCAACTGGGACCCCTACCTGCGCGACACGCTGGCGCAGATGGCGGCCGACGGGGTGACCCGTGCCGCCTGCTTCGTGACCAGCACCTACTCGTCGTGGTCCAGCTGCCGGCAGTACCGCGAGAACCTCTACGACGCCGTCGACGGCCTCGAGGGCGCTCCGGCGCTGGACAAGCTGCGTCACTACTTCAATCACCCGGGGTTCCTGGAGCCCATGGTCGACGCCACGCTCGCGGCGCTCGCGGACCTGCCCGAGGACGTCCGTGCCGGCGCCCACCTCGCGTTCGTCACCCACTCGATCCCGGAGACCATGAGCGAGACCAGCGGCCCCGACGGGGGCGCGTACGTCGACCAGCACCTCAGCGCCGCGGAGGAGGTCGCGCGGCAGGTGGCCGAGACCACCGGCATCGCGCACCCGTGGCGGCTCGTCTACTGCTCGCGCTCCGGCTCGCCCGAGACGCCCTGGCTGGAGCCGGACGTCAACGACCACCTGCGCTCGCTGCACGAGGACGGCGCACCGGCGGTGGTGCTCGTGCCCAGCGGCTTCGTCTCCGACCACATGGAGGTCGTCTACGACCTCGACACCGAGGCGCTGGCGACGGCGCGCGACCTGGGCCTGCCGGCCCGCCGGGCCGCGACGGCGGGCACCGACCCGCGCTTCGTGGCCATGGTCCGCGACCTGCTCCTCGAGCGCGCCGCCGCCGAGCGGGGCGAGGCCGTGGTCCGCAACGCCGTGGGCCGCCTGGGCGCCAGCTGGGACCGCTGCCCGGTGGGCTGCTGCGCGAACCCCCGCGCGGATCGCCCGGCACTCTGTGGCGAGAGGGGCGACGCGTGACGACCCGTCCCGAGCCGGCCGCGCTGGCAGACCTGGCCGACCTGGCCGACCTGGCGCTGGAGACCGCCCGCCTCGCCGCCGAGCTGGTCCGGGGGCGCCAGGCGGCGGGCGTCAGCGTGGCCGCCACCAAGTCCAGCAACATCGACATCGTCACCGAGGCCGACCACGCCTCCGAGGCCCTGATCCGCGACACCATCCGTGCCCGGCGCCCGGCCGACGCGTTCCTGGGCGAGGAGGGCGAGGCCGAGGCCGGCACCACCGGGGTGCGGTGGATCATCGACCCGATCGACGGCACCGTGAACTTCCTCTACGGCCTGCCCCAGTACGCCGTGTCGATCGCGGCCGAGCTGGACGGCGAGGTGGTCGCCGGGGTGGTCCTCAACGCGGCCACCGGCCTCGAGTACGTCGCCCGCTGGGACGACGGACGCCTCGTCGCCACCCGCGACGGGCAACCGATCGCCGTACGCGGGGAGGCGCCGCTGTCGCACCGGCTGATCGGCACCGGCTTCTCCTACGACCGCGAGGTGCGCGTCGTCCAGGCGCAGGCCGTCACCCGTCTGCTGCCCCACATCCGCGACGTACGACGGCTCGGATCGGCGGCCCTCGACATGTGCGCCGTCGCCGACGGCCAGCTCGACGGCTACATCGAGGAGGGGGTCCACCTGTGGGACCACGCGGCCGCCGGGCTGATCGCGCGCGCGGCCGGCGCGCGCACCGAGCTGACCCGGGGCGCCGGCGGCCTGACCTTGATGCTGTGTGCTCCGGCTCACGGATTCGAGGAGTTCCGAGAGGCCACCCGTCAGGCCGGTTTCATGGCACCTGTCACCATCGCGGGCAACAGGGAATAGCCGAGCCCTGGGTCTGCGTTCACCGACCGGTCGCCGAGCCGGTGTTTGCCAGACCGAGGCGATAGTGCACAATCTGGCCCGCCACATACAGCCGAAGGGAGTGAGCGACGCATGGCTACTGACTACGACGCACCGCGTAAGAACGAGGAAGACCAGTCCGAGGAGAGCATCGAAGAGCTCAAGGCGCGTCGCCACGACAAGAACTCCGGCAAGGTCGACGAGGACGAGGCGGAGGCCGCAGAGGCGTTCGAGCTTCCCGGCGCCGATCTTTCCCACGAGGAGCTCGCCGTCGAGGTGAAGCCCAAGCAGGAGGACGAGTTCACCTGCATGAGCTGTTTCCTGGTCCACCACCGCAGCCAGCTGGCCGACAGCAAGAAGATGATCTGCCGCGACTGCGTCTGAGGACGTCCGTCACACCATCCGCCCCGGGGTCGGGACCTGCTCAGGTCACCGGCGTCGGGGCGGAGGCGTCCTGGTCGTCCTGGTGCAGCCCCGGGGGCAGGTGACCCGTGGACTTCGCGTAGTAGTCGGCCGCCTTGCGCGCCGCCAGCATCCGGGCCAGGGCGATGAACGTGCCGCTGACGGCCGCCCACGCCACCGCCTCCCAGACGTCCACGTCGGGGTCGGCCGGGTTGGCGGGCGGGTTCTTGCCGGTCGCCGCCTTCCACGAGGTGTTGAGCACCTTCTTGGTGATCGCGGCGGCGCCGATCGCAGCGCCGAGCGAGAAGACGGTCCAGATCTTGGAGCTGTCGGAGGCCATGGTCAGAGACTAGTCGCGGCGCGCAGCGCCTCGACCAGGCGCTCGGGATGGCGCGTGCTCACCAGCCAGTACGGCGTGGGGTCGGCCGGGTCGTTGACCGTGATCTTGACGGCGCGCTTGAGGTAGGGCCGCAGCACCAGGAACGCGCGCGCGTCCGCGTCCACGCCGGCGGCGCGGCGGGTCTGGTCGGCGTCGAGCGCGACGGCCGCCCCGAGATGGGCGACCTCGATGTGCGCCGGCCCGGCGCGCAGCTCGCCGCCGCGTACCTCGACGCGGGCCGAGCCGTAGGTGAGCAGCGCCGCGGCCAGCAGCCCCAGCGCGAGGGCCGTGGTCACCCAGGCGACCGGGCCCGGCACGGCCACGACGAGGGCCAGCCAGAGCGTCGCCACGAGCATGGTGCCCTGGACCCACCAGCGCAGGGGGACCGTCAGCCGCTCGGCGTACACGGTCTCGGCGGTGCTGGTCACGGGCTAAGCCTCGCATCCCTGCCGTCGTACTCGGTGCACTAGGGTCCGTCCGTGCCCACGCCCGACCCCGCCCCAGCCACGAGCGCGGTGACCATCGAGGTGGTCCGCCTGGACCCCGACCTGCCGCTGCCGTCGTACGCCCATCCCGGCGACGCGGGCGCCGACCTGGTGACGACCGTCGACGTGACGCTGGCGCCGGGGGAGCGGGCCCTGGTGCCCACCGGCGTCGCGATCGCACTGCCGGAGGGCTACGTCGCCCTCGTGCACCCGCGCTCGGGGCTGGCCGCGCGCCACGGCCTCTCCATCGTCAACACCCCGGGCACCATCGACGCGGGGTACCGCGGCGAGATCAAGGTGCTGCTCATCAACCACGACCGCACCGCACCGATCGAGCTGCGCCGCGGCGACCGGGTCGCACAGCTGGTCGTCCAGCGGTTCGAGCGGGCGCACTTCGCCGAGGTGGGGCAACTGCCCGACAGCGTCCGTGGCGTCGGGGGCTACGGTTCTACCGGGGGCTTCGGCCCATCCTGACCGCGAGGAGTAGTACGTGAAGTTCCGCCGCAAGTCCGACGTCGACGCCGCCCCCGAGGCGGTGGACGAGAGCGGCTCGCCGGACACCGAGAGCGGACCCACCGGCCCCTACGACGTGGACGACCTGCCCGACGACGGCGTCGAGCGCGTCGACCTGGGCTCGCTGGTGATCGCGCCCGAGGCCGACCGCGAGCTGCGGCTGCAGGTCGACGAGAAGTCCGGCAACGTCCAGGCCGTGGTGCTGGCCGGCCCCGACGGGGCCCTCGAGCTGCGCGCGTTCGCCGCGCCGCGGGGTGGCGACCTCTGGGCCGAGGTGCGGCCCCAGATCGCGGCCGACATGTCACGCCGCGGCGGCACGGCCACCGAGCGCGAGGGCGAGTTCGGTCCCGAGCTGGTCTGCCAGCTCACGGTGAAGCGTCCCGACGGCACCACCGGGACCCAGCCCTCGCGGATCATCGGCGTCAACGGGCCGCGCTGGCTGCTGCGCGCCACCCTGCTCGGGCGCCCGGCCCTGGAGCCCGAGGCAGCCGGGACCTGGATCGAGGCCCTTCGCCGGGTCGCCGTACGCCGCGGCGCGCACGCGCTGCCCGTCGGGGAGGCGCTCCCGCTCGTCATGCCGGAGAACGCCCGCCGCGTCGACCCGCCCACCCCGTGATGAGCCGGCCATGAGCAAGCTGCGACGCACGATCAGCCGGTGGGCCAACAGCTCCGACCAGCACGCCCGCGACCTGCGGCGCACCTACGCCGACTCCGGCGTCGCTACGATCGCCGACGCCCCCGACCGCGAGCTGGTCCGCCTGCGGGGGACGCTGCGTACCGTCACCCTGCGCCCGCGTGGCGGCGTACCCGCCCTCGAGGCCGAGCTGTTCGACGGCTCCGGGGTGCTCACCGTCGTGTGGCTCGGCCGCCGGCGGATCGCCGGCATCTCCCCGGGCCGCTCGATCGAGGTGCAGGGCCGCATCGGTGCCCACGACGGCATCCGAATCATCTACAACCCGCGCTACGAGCTGATGCCGTGAGCGAGTCCGCCTCCCACCACCCGCCCCCGCCGAGCGTCGCCACCGTCGAGGAGGTCGTGCGGGCGCAGCTGTCGAAGGCGCTGGGCGGCCGGCGCGGCATGCTCGAGGCCGCCGTGCCCACGGTGCTCTTCACGATCCTGTGGCTCACCACCCGCGAGCTGCCCATCGCGCTCGGCGTCAGCATCGGTGCCGCCGGGCTGACCCTGCTGGTCCGCCTGGTGCAGCGCTCGTCCCCGCAGTTCGCGCTCAACGCGATCTTCGGGATCGGCATCGGCTGGCTCTTCGTGCGCCTGGCCGCGAGCCGGGGTGGCAGCGAGGACGAGCAGGCGCTCGCGTACTTCCTGCCCGGCCTGATCTACAACAGCGGCTACTCCGTGGCGCTCGCCTTCTCCTGCCTGATCGGCTGGCCGCTCGTCGGCTTCATGGTCGGCAGCGTCACCGGCGACCCCACCGCCTGGCACGCCAGCCGCCAGATCGTGCGCCTGTCCACGCTGCTCACCTGGCTGCTCGCCGTCCCGTGCATCGTCCGGGTCGTCGCCCAGGCCCCCGTCTGGTTCGCCGGCAACTCCGGCGGCCTCGACGCCGACACCGCCGTCGCCGTCCTCGGCGTCCTCAAGATCGCCCTCGGCTGGCCCCTCCAGCT includes the following:
- a CDS encoding DUF3093 domain-containing protein; this translates as MTSTAETVYAERLTVPLRWWVQGTMLVATLWLALVVAVPGPVAWVTTALALGLLAAALLTYGSARVEVRGGELRAGPAHIEVAHLGAAVALDADQTRRAAGVDADARAFLVLRPYLKRAVKITVNDPADPTPYWLVSTRHPERLVEALRAATSL
- a CDS encoding MFS transporter, which translates into the protein MLNTYRQILTKPGSALFSATGLVARLPISMVGLGIVLLVEDASGSYGVAGAVSAAHLLANALFAVLQGKLVDRLGQSRVLPVVVSVWGVALALLMWSVESDWPTVLTYALAVLAGASLPSVGSCVRARWSYVARDPQELQTAFALEAVADEAVFIVGPILVTVLATAIHPVAGLTTALVVGVLGTYAFAAQRSTEPPPHLPTADRSERPRMPWRVLAPLGVVSTMLGVLFGAAEVATVAFAEEQDAKAYAGALLALWAAGSLIAGVLSGAVAWRRGPAYRLRWGTLAMALVMAPLTFIDSLVVMGAVLFVAGFAVAPTLISTMSLCEQVVPAARITEGMALLQTGLVAGVAPGAALAGVLIDSRGAAAAYLVPVVGGALAVLAAQAIRTSEPTTVSPVMSHD
- a CDS encoding DUF4193 domain-containing protein → MATDYDAPRKNEEDQSEESIEELKARRHDKNSGKVDEDEAEAAEAFELPGADLSHEELAVEVKPKQEDEFTCMSCFLVHHRSQLADSKKMICRDCV
- the dut gene encoding dUTP diphosphatase; translated protein: MPTPDPAPATSAVTIEVVRLDPDLPLPSYAHPGDAGADLVTTVDVTLAPGERALVPTGVAIALPEGYVALVHPRSGLAARHGLSIVNTPGTIDAGYRGEIKVLLINHDRTAPIELRRGDRVAQLVVQRFERAHFAEVGQLPDSVRGVGGYGSTGGFGPS
- a CDS encoding DUF3710 domain-containing protein; this encodes MKFRRKSDVDAAPEAVDESGSPDTESGPTGPYDVDDLPDDGVERVDLGSLVIAPEADRELRLQVDEKSGNVQAVVLAGPDGALELRAFAAPRGGDLWAEVRPQIAADMSRRGGTATEREGEFGPELVCQLTVKRPDGTTGTQPSRIIGVNGPRWLLRATLLGRPALEPEAAGTWIEALRRVAVRRGAHALPVGEALPLVMPENARRVDPPTP
- a CDS encoding DUF3159 domain-containing protein — protein: MSESASHHPPPPSVATVEEVVRAQLSKALGGRRGMLEAAVPTVLFTILWLTTRELPIALGVSIGAAGLTLLVRLVQRSSPQFALNAIFGIGIGWLFVRLAASRGGSEDEQALAYFLPGLIYNSGYSVALAFSCLIGWPLVGFMVGSVTGDPTAWHASRQIVRLSTLLTWLLAVPCIVRVVAQAPVWFAGNSGGLDADTAVAVLGVLKIALGWPLQLAALGSMVWVLSRNATPVDPADPVDLA
- a CDS encoding OB-fold nucleic acid binding domain-containing protein; this translates as MSKLRRTISRWANSSDQHARDLRRTYADSGVATIADAPDRELVRLRGTLRTVTLRPRGGVPALEAELFDGSGVLTVVWLGRRRIAGISPGRSIEVQGRIGAHDGIRIIYNPRYELMP
- a CDS encoding DUF4235 domain-containing protein, producing the protein MASDSSKIWTVFSLGAAIGAAAITKKVLNTSWKAATGKNPPANPADPDVDVWEAVAWAAVSGTFIALARMLAARKAADYYAKSTGHLPPGLHQDDQDASAPTPVT
- a CDS encoding inositol monophosphatase family protein, producing MTTRPEPAALADLADLADLALETARLAAELVRGRQAAGVSVAATKSSNIDIVTEADHASEALIRDTIRARRPADAFLGEEGEAEAGTTGVRWIIDPIDGTVNFLYGLPQYAVSIAAELDGEVVAGVVLNAATGLEYVARWDDGRLVATRDGQPIAVRGEAPLSHRLIGTGFSYDREVRVVQAQAVTRLLPHIRDVRRLGSAALDMCAVADGQLDGYIEEGVHLWDHAAAGLIARAAGARTELTRGAGGLTLMLCAPAHGFEEFREATRQAGFMAPVTIAGNRE
- a CDS encoding ferrochelatase — encoded protein: MPNPDASPYDALLLVSFGGPEAPDEVVPFLENVTRGRGIPRQRLEAVGEHYFLLGGRSPINDLNRDLMAAIEADLRAAGIDLPVYWGNRNWDPYLRDTLAQMAADGVTRAACFVTSTYSSWSSCRQYRENLYDAVDGLEGAPALDKLRHYFNHPGFLEPMVDATLAALADLPEDVRAGAHLAFVTHSIPETMSETSGPDGGAYVDQHLSAAEEVARQVAETTGIAHPWRLVYCSRSGSPETPWLEPDVNDHLRSLHEDGAPAVVLVPSGFVSDHMEVVYDLDTEALATARDLGLPARRAATAGTDPRFVAMVRDLLLERAAAERGEAVVRNAVGRLGASWDRCPVGCCANPRADRPALCGERGDA